The Lysobacter gummosus sequence CGTGAAGGCTCCGATCAATCCACGCTGTGCACGTGGACATGCCGGCCTTGCGCCATCGCCCACTGCGGCGGCACCGGCGCGGCGGGCGGCCGCGGCGCCGCGCTCACTTTGTTCGGGATCGGCGGCGCAGGCGGCGCAGGCGGCACGGGCGGAACAGGCGGCACGGGCGGTACGGGCGGCACGGGCGGCACGGGCGGCACGGGCGGTATCGGAGCGTGCGGCGGTACGGGCGGCGCAGGCGGAACCGGAGGCACCGGCGGTACGGGTGGAACCGGCGGCACCCAAACCACCGCCTTCGGCAGCGTCAGCTTGACCTTGGCGGCGGCGCGATCGCGCAGATACCCGATCTCGACCTGATTGCCCTCGGACTTTCCGCGCAAGGCTTCCATCGTCTGCCGCGGCGTATCCACGCGCCGGCCGTCGATGCTCTGGATCACGTCGCCGGCTTCCAGCCCCTTCAGCTCCGGACCGGCGCTGAGCACCAGCACGCCGCGATCGGTGCCGAAATAGCGTCCCAGCTTGGTGTCGAGCGAGGCCAGATTCAGGCCGTTCCAGCGCAGCGCTTCGCTGATCAGCGGCATCGGGCAGGGCTTGCCGTTGCAGTCTTCGTCCGGACCGATGCGATAGATTTCCGTGCGCACGCCCGGCGCGACCGCCACGCGGGCCGGGACGTACTGCATGGAGTCGCTGCTGACATCCATCTTGCCGTCGGCCGAACGCAGGATCTTGACCCGGCCGCTGCTGATGATCTGCGAACCGTCGGCGTTCTCGAACACCATGACCCGTTCGCCGACTTGCGGCGAGACATCGGCCGTGGCCTCGCGGCCGTCGCGCAGGTAGCGGATGCGCGTGGTCTTGCCGGCTTCCAGCTTGCCGAGCAGCGCGCGCGCGCTGCCCAGGCGCGCGCCCGGCTCCTTGCCGGAGACCGGCGTGCCGTTGACGGCGATCAACCGGTCGCCGCTGCGCAATCCGACCTTGGCCGCGGCGCTGCCGGGAGTGACCGCGATGATGCCGACGCCGCTCTTGTCGTCCGGCGCCAGGATCACGCCGAGCTGCGGGCCGCGGATATCGTCGCGGATCAGCACCGGCTTGGTCACCGGATCGGGCATCGCGTTCGGAATCGTCGCGGTGCCCGGCATCGGCAGCACGTGCGGGCGGGCTTGCGCGAACAGCACCGGCGCTTCGCCGGGATGGCGCTGGATCACCACGGTGCGCGTGCGCGCCTCGGCGGGCTGCGCGTCGGTCGCGGGCGCGGCGGTCGGCGCGAGCGCGCTGCCGATCGCGGCGAACAACAGCGCGGGAAGCAGGGAAATGCGGGACATGACGCTCTCCGGTACAGCGGGTGTACGAACTGAGGAAGGATTCAATCGACGCGCACCAGCGCGTCGTCGTAACGTTCGCCGCGCGCGGCGAACCAGCGTTGAGTGCTTTCCACGCCGGCCAGTGCGCGCAGCGCGCCGACCCGTTGCCGCCACAACGCCAGACGCTGTTCGGCCGGCAGCGCGGCGTCGGTCAGGGCCGTGTCGATCAGGCTCAGGCGTTGGTCGAGATCGGAACTCATCAGCGCGGCAGTGGCGCTGGCGACGCGATCGTCGCGGGTCAGCGTCACCAGCGCTTCGAGCTGCGCCGATTCGGTTTGCAGTTCGCGCAGTTGCGCGGCGAGGGCGGTTTCGCGCTGGCTGGCGGAAGCGTCGGCGACGAGCGCGGCGGTCTTGGCCGGATCGGTGTCGCTCTGCGCCGGCGTGAGCTCGGCGGCGATGCGCTCGGGCGCGGGCGTGTCGGCGTGGGACGGGGTCGCACGGGTCGCGGTCGCTCTCGTCGAACCGGGACGCTGAGCGTTCGCCACAGCTGCCGCCTTGCGCGGTGCGCGCTGAGTCTTGGTGTCCGCGGGTTCTATATGGAGTGGAGTGGCCGTGGCCGGATTGGGCTGGACCGCGACGGTATCGCTGCGCTGAGCATCGGCATTGGCCGGGCTGGCAGGCACCGCGCCATCGCTCGCACGAACGCCCGGCGCCTCGACGCCGCCGTTGCGTGGAGCCGCTTCGTGCGCGATCGGGCCGGGCGACTGCACCTCGAGCGTGGGCCGCTGCGCCCGCAGGCTCAGCCACAACCCCAGCGGCAATGCGATGGCGAGCATCGCCGCGATCGCCCACTGCCGCGCCGGATACGCCGCGCTGCGACGGCGAGGCGGGGTATCGATATGCGCGACGGGCGAAGACGGCATTTGCGCCGTCGAGGCGGCCTGCGCCGGCGCGCCCTGGCGCGCGGCCAAGGTCGCGGCCATGCGCGCCCAGCCGTCGGCCGGCGGCGTCTCCGGCGGCAGCTGCGCGAACGCATCGGCCCAGGTCTGCGGCGGGTTGGGATTGCGATCAGGCATGGGCCTGCTCCGGTTCCAGCAACTGGCGCAGGCGGCGTCCGCCGCGCGCGAGTTGCGATTTGGAAAAGCTGGTCGATCGCTGCATCAGCGCGGCGATCTCTTCGTGGGTATAGCCCTCGGCGTGGTACAGCCACAGCACGCTGCGGGTCGGCGCCGGCAATTGCGCCATCGCCCGGCCCAGCGCGGCGGCGTCGGCGGCGGCCGGCGGGGGCGGCATGCGGTCGTCGGCGAGGTGTTCGTCGTCGGCTTCCACCGCGTGCTCCAGGCGGCGCCGGCTGCGCAGCCGCATCAGCGCTTCGTTGACCGCGATCTGCCGCAGCCAGCCCCAGAACGGCGTGCCGCTGCCGTCTCTGTGGCCGCGGAAATCGCCGATCCGCGTGAACACCTTAAGCATGGTCTCCTGCAGCACGTCGGTGGCCTCGTCGCGATCGCCGGCGATCCGCACCGCCAGGGTGAACACCGGCCGCTCGAACCAGCGGTAGATCTGCTCGAACGCCGCGCCTTCGCCGGCGCGCACGCGCGCCAGCAGCGTCTCGGGGACGTCGATGGCGAAGCTCGACAGCGGACGCTCGGAGGCGGGCGCTGGCGGCGGCGATGAGGTGATTTGAGGTGGCATTCCCAGACAAGGATGCAGCAGGGGCGTGAAGGGTCGCAGCCGGGTGCAAGGCCTATACTGCGCCCAACGGACACATGGAGGGGGACATCATGGGCGGGACCTTGCTGGCGCTGGTTTTGGTATTCGCGGGCGTAGTGCTGCTGTTCAAGACCGTGCGCATGGTGCCGCAGGGCTACCAGTGGACCGTGGAGCGGTTCGGCCGCTACACCCACACGATGGACCCGGGCCTTCACTTCCTGATGCCGGTGATCTACGGGGTCGGGCGCAAGATCAACATGATGGAGCAGGTGCTGGAGGTTCCCAGCCAGGACGTGATCACCAAGGACAACGCGGTGGTCAAGGTCGATGGCATCGTGTTCTTCCAGGTGCAGGACGCGGCCAAGGCGGCGTATGAAGTGGCCACCTTGGAAATTGCGATCCTTAATTTGGTCATGACCAACATCCGCACCGCGATCGGTTCGATGGACCTGGACGAGTCGCTGTCCAAGCGCGACGAAATCAACACCAAGGTGCTCAACGCGGTGGACGCGGCGACTCATCCGTGGGGGCTGAAGGTCAATCGCATCGAGCTCAAGGACATCCAGCCGCCGCGCGATCTGGTCGATTCGATGGCCCGGCAGATGAAGGCCGAGCGCGAGAAGCGCGCGAACATCCTCGAAGCCGAGGGCTTCCGCCAGGCCGCGATCCTCAAGGCCGAGGGCGAGAAGCAGTCGGTGATCCTGGAAGCCGAAGGCGAGAAGGAAGCCGCGTTCCGCCAGGCCGAGGCGCGCGAGCGTCTGGCCCAGGCCGAGGCCAAGGCCACCGAAGTGGTGTCCAACGCGATCGCCTCGGGCAACGTGCAGGCGATCAACTACTTCATCGCGCAGAAGTACATCGAAGCGTTCAAGTCGCTGGCCGAAGCGCCCAACCAGAAGTTCGTGATGATGCCGATGGAGTCGGCCGGCATCATCGGCTCGCTGGCCGGCATCGGCGAGCTGGCCAAGGACGCGCTCGCCAGCCAGCAGGCGGCGCGCGCTCCCGCCGCGACGCCGCGCAGCGGAGGCTGAGCCATGTCGTGGAGTTGGCAGACCATCGCCTGGGCCGCCGTCGCGCTGCTGCTGTTCGCGGCCGAGGCGCTGGCGCCGGG is a genomic window containing:
- a CDS encoding RNA polymerase sigma factor: MPPQITSSPPPAPASERPLSSFAIDVPETLLARVRAGEGAAFEQIYRWFERPVFTLAVRIAGDRDEATDVLQETMLKVFTRIGDFRGHRDGSGTPFWGWLRQIAVNEALMRLRSRRRLEHAVEADDEHLADDRMPPPPAAADAAALGRAMAQLPAPTRSVLWLYHAEGYTHEEIAALMQRSTSFSKSQLARGGRRLRQLLEPEQAHA
- a CDS encoding PDZ domain-containing protein, with product MSRISLLPALLFAAIGSALAPTAAPATDAQPAEARTRTVVIQRHPGEAPVLFAQARPHVLPMPGTATIPNAMPDPVTKPVLIRDDIRGPQLGVILAPDDKSGVGIIAVTPGSAAAKVGLRSGDRLIAVNGTPVSGKEPGARLGSARALLGKLEAGKTTRIRYLRDGREATADVSPQVGERVMVFENADGSQIISSGRVKILRSADGKMDVSSDSMQYVPARVAVAPGVRTEIYRIGPDEDCNGKPCPMPLISEALRWNGLNLASLDTKLGRYFGTDRGVLVLSAGPELKGLEAGDVIQSIDGRRVDTPRQTMEALRGKSEGNQVEIGYLRDRAAAKVKLTLPKAVVWVPPVPPVPPVPPVPPAPPVPPHAPIPPVPPVPPVPPVPPVPPVPPVPPAPPAPPIPNKVSAAPRPPAAPVPPQWAMAQGRHVHVHSVD
- a CDS encoding SPFH domain-containing protein; the encoded protein is MGGTLLALVLVFAGVVLLFKTVRMVPQGYQWTVERFGRYTHTMDPGLHFLMPVIYGVGRKINMMEQVLEVPSQDVITKDNAVVKVDGIVFFQVQDAAKAAYEVATLEIAILNLVMTNIRTAIGSMDLDESLSKRDEINTKVLNAVDAATHPWGLKVNRIELKDIQPPRDLVDSMARQMKAEREKRANILEAEGFRQAAILKAEGEKQSVILEAEGEKEAAFRQAEARERLAQAEAKATEVVSNAIASGNVQAINYFIAQKYIEAFKSLAEAPNQKFVMMPMESAGIIGSLAGIGELAKDALASQQAARAPAATPRSGG